A window from Trinickia violacea encodes these proteins:
- a CDS encoding response regulator transcription factor, with protein sequence MKFLVADDHELIRQGVKGLLRGLDADAQFDEADSWETLAAAARPDANHDLAIVDLHMPGMAGAASLEALLKGNPALPVVVLSAEESPDEMRAVLAAGALGFVPKRQPASVMLKAIELVLSGGAYVPMEALSLLGSHGEPSSATAAQASPENPSVSAAAAAPAGVQALQPHQRHLMENLSPRQQDIMRLVHRGWTNKMIARELGMAEGTVKVHLSVIFRALAVRNRATAIAVINGWLEAGKTL encoded by the coding sequence ATGAAGTTTCTTGTTGCCGACGACCATGAACTGATCCGCCAGGGCGTCAAGGGCCTCTTGCGCGGTCTCGATGCGGACGCCCAATTCGACGAAGCCGACAGTTGGGAAACGCTCGCCGCCGCCGCCCGCCCCGATGCCAACCACGATCTCGCGATCGTCGATCTTCACATGCCCGGCATGGCGGGCGCGGCCTCGCTCGAAGCGCTCTTGAAGGGAAATCCGGCGTTGCCGGTGGTCGTGCTGTCGGCCGAGGAGTCGCCCGATGAAATGCGCGCCGTGCTCGCCGCCGGGGCGCTCGGCTTCGTGCCGAAGCGGCAGCCCGCGAGCGTGATGCTCAAGGCGATCGAACTCGTGCTGTCGGGCGGCGCCTATGTGCCGATGGAAGCGCTGAGCCTGCTCGGCTCGCATGGCGAGCCGTCTTCCGCGACAGCGGCGCAGGCGTCGCCGGAAAACCCGAGCGTGAGTGCCGCCGCGGCCGCGCCGGCCGGCGTTCAAGCGTTGCAGCCACATCAGCGGCATCTGATGGAAAACCTCTCGCCGCGTCAGCAGGACATCATGCGGCTCGTCCACCGCGGCTGGACCAACAAGATGATCGCGCGCGAGCTCGGCATGGCCGAAGGCACGGTGAAAGTGCATCTGTCGGTGATCTTCCGGGCGCTGGCGGTGCGCAATCGCGCAACCGCGATTGCCGTGATCAACGGCTGGCTCGAGGCCGGGAAGACGCTGTAA
- a CDS encoding ATP-binding response regulator, giving the protein MQADPIQRAVDEDLVRVLYAQDLLAFFTHWFSIAVLTSMYWAEMSALRFFNAWLVFYAAANCLGLALWLWHRHWPAALSPRAWINLHALRGALLYSAPGLSIWFAFHSTQAELPLLHTVLIVTLAAGVFMSNGFDTLNFSVAIPLLLLPAIVLHFSAHSFERIVVGIVVLFFFSAINLYAISYRKLFRSVVQARVDQQRLAESLAVQKHVAVEAGLAKTRFFAAASHDLRQPLHAIGLLAASLGDMAAPSAERARAAENIVRNVEALNQLFNQVLDLSRIESGVTQVMRVDFRLAELFERIGGLYRPQAAAKGLALRIAPTSMVLYDDPVLLERVLGNLVANAVRYTDEGSIWVGLRRAGRADGGYVEVRDSGIGIPPGEHERIFEEFYRGASAERDARPGHGLGLPTVRRLVGLLGGELQLRSAPGRGSTFRFPVRAGDPGRVVTGLAALTPTGVPPGMATAAGRRVLCVDDEPAIREGIASLLGHWGCVVKSVANEDDACDAIAEGFAPDAVLCDYQLGNGRAGRASNTAFERVRGALARHGAERAVLLVITGDMASPELKALAGEGVPILHKPVNPARLLRTLQTAWRDAADTRDAAASKPAAVPLPPPGAPSASPPPATLKQPSPLTASSRPRASR; this is encoded by the coding sequence ATGCAAGCCGATCCGATCCAGCGCGCCGTCGACGAAGACCTCGTGCGGGTGCTCTACGCGCAGGACTTGCTCGCGTTTTTCACGCATTGGTTTTCGATTGCGGTGCTGACATCGATGTATTGGGCGGAGATGTCGGCGCTGCGCTTCTTCAATGCGTGGCTTGTTTTCTACGCGGCGGCAAATTGCCTGGGTCTCGCGCTCTGGCTTTGGCACCGGCATTGGCCCGCCGCGCTGTCGCCGCGCGCCTGGATCAACCTGCACGCGCTGCGCGGCGCGCTGCTCTATAGCGCGCCGGGGCTGTCGATCTGGTTCGCGTTTCACAGCACGCAAGCGGAGCTGCCGCTGCTGCACACGGTGCTGATCGTGACGCTTGCCGCCGGCGTCTTCATGTCGAACGGCTTCGATACGCTCAATTTCTCGGTCGCCATTCCGTTGCTGCTGCTGCCGGCCATCGTGCTGCATTTCAGCGCGCATTCGTTCGAGCGGATCGTGGTCGGGATCGTGGTGCTGTTCTTCTTTTCGGCGATCAACCTGTATGCGATCAGCTACCGCAAGCTTTTCCGCAGCGTCGTGCAGGCGCGCGTCGATCAGCAGCGTCTCGCCGAATCGCTTGCCGTGCAGAAGCACGTGGCCGTCGAGGCCGGCTTGGCCAAGACGCGCTTTTTCGCGGCGGCGAGCCACGATCTGCGTCAGCCGCTTCATGCGATCGGGCTGCTCGCGGCGTCGCTCGGCGACATGGCTGCGCCCAGCGCCGAACGTGCGCGCGCGGCGGAAAACATCGTGCGCAATGTCGAGGCGCTCAATCAGCTCTTCAATCAGGTGCTCGATCTCTCGCGGATCGAAAGCGGCGTCACGCAGGTGATGCGGGTGGACTTCCGGCTCGCCGAGCTGTTCGAGCGCATCGGCGGCTTATACCGGCCGCAGGCGGCGGCCAAGGGCCTCGCGTTGCGGATTGCGCCGACGTCGATGGTGCTTTACGACGACCCGGTGCTGCTCGAACGCGTGCTCGGCAATCTCGTGGCGAACGCGGTGCGCTATACCGACGAGGGTTCGATCTGGGTCGGACTGCGGCGCGCCGGGCGCGCTGACGGCGGCTACGTCGAAGTGCGCGATTCGGGCATCGGCATACCGCCCGGGGAGCACGAGCGCATCTTCGAAGAGTTCTATCGCGGCGCGAGCGCCGAGCGCGACGCGCGCCCGGGCCACGGGCTCGGGCTGCCGACGGTGCGCCGCCTGGTCGGCTTGCTCGGCGGCGAGCTGCAGCTGCGCTCCGCGCCGGGACGCGGCTCGACGTTTCGCTTTCCGGTGCGCGCGGGGGACCCGGGGCGCGTCGTCACGGGGCTCGCGGCGTTGACGCCCACGGGCGTGCCGCCGGGGATGGCAACGGCAGCGGGGCGGCGCGTGTTGTGCGTCGACGACGAACCGGCGATTCGCGAGGGCATCGCGAGCCTGCTCGGCCACTGGGGGTGCGTCGTGAAGAGTGTCGCCAACGAGGACGACGCCTGCGACGCGATCGCCGAGGGCTTCGCCCCGGACGCGGTGCTGTGCGACTACCAGCTCGGTAACGGTCGCGCGGGCCGCGCGAGCAACACGGCGTTCGAACGCGTGCGCGGCGCACTCGCGCGCCACGGCGCTGAGCGCGCGGTGCTGCTGGTGATAACGGGCGACATGGCGTCGCCGGAGCTGAAAGCGCTGGCCGGGGAGGGCGTGCCGATCCTGCACAAGCCCGTGAATCCCGCGCGTCTGCTGCGCACGCTGCAGACGGCGTGGCGCGATGCGGCGGACACCCGGGACGCTGCGGCTTCCAAGCCCGCTGCTGTGCCGTTACCGCCGCCGGGCGCGCCTTCGGCGAGCCCGCCGCCTGCAACGCTCAAGCAGCCATCGCCGCTTACAGCGTCTTCCCGGCCTCGAGCCAGCCGTTGA
- a CDS encoding alpha/beta fold hydrolase, with amino-acid sequence MNRLSSPMEALEPHYDVIVVGSGYGGAIAASRMARARRRVCVLERGREFMAGDFPVHAAEGVGEVQYNLDDRRLGSALALIEVHVNPEVNAVVGCGLGGTSLINANVALHPDARLWDDPRWPAALRADQGGIEAGYARALAMLQPQPWPADFPPLPKLDALGRSAEALDMSASFYRPPITVTFKDGLNAAGVEQSACIGCGNCNSGCNYGAKNSTHMNYLPDAVAHGAQIFTQAAVDSVEWDEAARQWRVYYQWVDIGREIFDGADLLTTADHVILSAGTLGSTAILLRSREKRGLTLSDQLGAHFTGNGDVLAFAFNTNHEINGVGWETADDARRAPVGPVITGIIDHRDTQDVMDGFVIEEGSLAAPIGPAMLGVLGIAAPADGVAAPEDGTPDGAAQNNALDAAAREALSALRGPHYGAMRNTQTYLVMAHDDDAGRIELHEDRPRIAWPGASEQPIYRTINDTLEDATRALGGTFVNDPLDTPLFKDRLITVHPLGGCAMADDAEHGVVDHAGRVFSGKAGTGMHPGLYVMDGAVIPLSLGVNPLLTISALAERNCVQLAASNGWAIDFTRGVLTSGAPRAAAAAPPAERIGLRFTETMVGAYTSLAPASPGDAQSSPMSFTLTVDSGDLPTMLANPQHEAPMVGTLTCAALSSEPMTIANGRFNLFVTDPAHVDQRNMVYRMTLVAAEGKRYDFVGRKIITFSSPLELWKQTNTLYAEVHESADDGARLLGKATLIITAGNSLKQQTTLGVTNAPTLEMRLAWTLRFGKFFADVLFTEYGGIAAPLQFAEADARPRERRRLNAPAPVTHYLRTQDGKTLRLTRYCAGNKGPLLLIHGSGVSSGIFTTDMIETNLVEHLCASGYDVWLVDLRVSIALPSAAEQTTADAIAAYDIPAAVAKVCELSGADSIHVIAHCLGAVTLTMALLSGLTRVRSAVMSQVSAHLIPEPLQRVKAGLHLPEMLDHLGVTDLTALTKHASWPANLLDEALRLYPVEEGCRSAVCHRATFMYGQVYEHEQLNEVLHDNLQELFGVHDMRLFEHLAAMVRAGHIVRADGEDVYLRDLSGLNLPITFIHGALNRCYLPDSTLKTYAMLKDAYPDQRYEHVAIDGYGHIDCIFGRDAATDVYPSITRHLAAHAR; translated from the coding sequence ATGAACCGCCTGTCGAGTCCTATGGAGGCGTTGGAGCCGCATTACGACGTGATCGTCGTCGGCTCCGGCTATGGCGGCGCCATCGCCGCAAGCCGCATGGCGCGCGCGCGGCGCCGCGTCTGCGTGCTCGAGCGCGGGCGCGAATTCATGGCGGGCGACTTTCCGGTGCATGCCGCGGAGGGCGTCGGCGAGGTCCAGTACAACCTCGACGACCGGCGGCTCGGGTCGGCGCTCGCGTTGATCGAAGTGCACGTGAACCCGGAAGTCAACGCGGTGGTCGGCTGCGGACTCGGCGGCACGTCGCTGATCAACGCGAACGTCGCGCTGCACCCCGACGCGCGCCTGTGGGACGATCCGCGCTGGCCTGCCGCGCTGCGCGCCGATCAAGGCGGCATCGAAGCCGGCTATGCCCGCGCGCTGGCGATGCTTCAGCCGCAGCCGTGGCCCGCCGATTTTCCGCCCTTGCCGAAGCTCGACGCGCTCGGACGGTCGGCGGAAGCGCTCGATATGAGCGCGTCGTTCTACCGTCCTCCGATCACCGTCACGTTCAAGGACGGCCTCAACGCGGCAGGCGTCGAGCAAAGCGCCTGCATCGGGTGCGGCAACTGCAATTCCGGCTGCAACTACGGCGCGAAGAACTCGACGCACATGAACTACCTGCCGGACGCCGTCGCGCACGGCGCGCAGATCTTCACGCAAGCGGCAGTGGATTCGGTCGAATGGGACGAGGCCGCGCGGCAATGGCGCGTCTACTATCAGTGGGTCGATATCGGGCGGGAGATTTTCGACGGCGCCGATTTGTTGACGACGGCGGACCACGTGATCCTGTCGGCGGGCACGCTCGGGTCCACCGCGATTCTGTTGCGCTCGCGCGAGAAGCGCGGCCTCACGCTATCGGACCAGCTAGGCGCGCATTTCACCGGCAACGGCGACGTGCTCGCCTTCGCGTTCAACACGAATCACGAGATCAACGGCGTGGGCTGGGAGACGGCCGACGACGCAAGACGCGCACCGGTCGGCCCCGTGATCACCGGCATCATCGATCATCGCGACACTCAAGACGTGATGGACGGCTTCGTCATCGAAGAAGGCTCACTCGCCGCGCCGATCGGCCCGGCGATGCTGGGCGTGCTCGGCATCGCCGCGCCCGCGGACGGTGTCGCTGCCCCCGAGGACGGAACTCCGGATGGCGCGGCGCAAAACAACGCGCTCGACGCCGCCGCGCGCGAAGCGCTCTCGGCATTGCGCGGGCCGCACTACGGCGCGATGCGCAACACGCAAACGTACCTCGTGATGGCCCATGACGACGACGCCGGCCGGATCGAACTGCACGAGGATCGCCCGCGCATCGCGTGGCCCGGCGCGAGCGAGCAGCCGATCTACCGGACGATCAACGACACGCTCGAAGACGCGACACGCGCGCTCGGCGGCACCTTCGTCAACGACCCGCTCGATACGCCGCTCTTCAAGGACCGCCTCATTACGGTGCATCCACTGGGCGGCTGCGCGATGGCGGACGATGCCGAGCATGGGGTCGTCGATCACGCCGGCCGCGTGTTCAGCGGCAAAGCAGGCACCGGCATGCACCCTGGCCTCTACGTGATGGACGGCGCGGTCATCCCTTTGTCGCTCGGCGTGAATCCGCTGTTGACGATTTCGGCGCTGGCCGAGCGCAACTGCGTGCAACTGGCTGCGTCCAACGGCTGGGCGATCGACTTCACTCGGGGCGTCCTCACGTCCGGCGCTCCGCGCGCCGCTGCCGCCGCGCCGCCCGCTGAGCGCATCGGTCTGCGCTTCACCGAAACGATGGTCGGCGCCTATACGTCCCTCGCGCCGGCCTCCCCTGGCGACGCCCAATCGAGCCCGATGAGCTTCACGCTCACCGTCGACTCCGGCGACCTTCCCACCATGCTCGCGAACCCGCAGCACGAAGCGCCGATGGTGGGCACGCTGACGTGCGCGGCGCTGTCGAGCGAACCGATGACGATCGCGAACGGACGCTTCAACCTGTTCGTCACCGACCCGGCGCATGTCGATCAACGCAACATGGTCTACCGGATGACGCTCGTCGCGGCCGAAGGCAAGCGCTATGACTTCGTCGGCCGCAAGATCATCACGTTCAGCTCGCCGCTCGAACTGTGGAAGCAGACGAACACGCTCTACGCCGAAGTGCATGAATCCGCCGACGACGGCGCGCGTTTGCTTGGCAAAGCCACCCTCATCATCACGGCCGGCAATTCGCTCAAGCAGCAAACGACACTCGGCGTCACCAACGCGCCGACGCTCGAAATGCGCTTGGCGTGGACCCTGCGTTTCGGCAAGTTCTTCGCCGACGTGCTGTTCACCGAGTACGGCGGCATCGCGGCGCCGCTGCAATTCGCAGAGGCCGACGCGCGTCCGCGCGAGCGCCGCCGCTTAAATGCGCCCGCACCGGTTACCCATTATTTGCGCACGCAAGACGGCAAGACGCTGCGCCTCACGCGCTACTGCGCAGGAAACAAGGGACCGTTGCTGCTGATTCATGGTTCGGGCGTATCGAGCGGCATCTTCACGACCGACATGATCGAGACCAATCTGGTCGAGCATCTGTGCGCAAGCGGCTACGACGTGTGGCTCGTCGATCTGCGCGTGAGCATCGCGCTGCCGAGCGCGGCCGAGCAAACGACGGCCGACGCGATTGCCGCCTACGATATCCCCGCCGCCGTCGCGAAGGTCTGTGAGTTGAGCGGCGCCGATTCGATCCACGTCATCGCTCACTGCCTCGGCGCGGTGACACTGACGATGGCACTCTTGAGCGGCCTCACGCGCGTCCGGTCGGCCGTGATGTCGCAAGTGTCCGCGCATTTGATTCCCGAGCCGCTGCAGCGCGTGAAGGCCGGCTTGCATTTGCCGGAGATGCTCGATCACTTGGGCGTCACCGACTTGACCGCGCTAACCAAGCATGCGAGCTGGCCGGCGAACCTGCTCGACGAAGCGCTGCGGCTTTATCCGGTGGAAGAAGGTTGCCGCAGCGCGGTCTGTCATCGCGCGACGTTCATGTACGGGCAGGTCTACGAGCACGAGCAACTCAACGAAGTGCTGCACGACAACTTGCAGGAGCTGTTCGGCGTGCACGACATGCGGCTCTTCGAACATCTCGCCGCGATGGTGCGAGCGGGGCACATCGTGAGAGCGGATGGAGAGGATGTCTATCTGCGCGACTTGAGCGGATTGAACCTGCCGATCACGTTCATTCATGGCGCGCTCAATCGCTGTTACCTGCCGGATAGCACGTTGAAGACCTACGCGATGCTCAAGGACGCCTATCCCGATCAGCGCTATGAGCACGTGGCCATCGACGGATACGGCCATATCGACTGCATCTTCGGGCGCGATGCGGCCACGGACGTGTACCCCTCGATTACGCGGCATCTGGCGGCCCATGCCAGGTAG
- a CDS encoding tyrosine-protein phosphatase — protein sequence MDFTANDRPRSMRARVRAPSGCAVDAAREAADARRRAFLKRTAGMLLLPAFGSSLLTACGGGGDFDTDADATPRLASVDNFRDVGGAPDGYPTADGRRVKRGVFYRSSVLTLSADDKATLGTLGIAAVYDLRTPGEVSRTPDVLPTGAAYATVNIDGTNDVVTSVPASAADAVAMMQTLNRNFVTSDFERAAYGALLTDLASGSGAQIFHSTAGKDRTGWAAALLLSIANVPLDVIVADYLLTNTYSTASIQARVDAIRQQSGDDAAANAMPLFSAQSSYLQAGFDQVQQSYGTMPAYLTQGLGLAQSTIDALRARLVV from the coding sequence ATGGATTTCACCGCGAATGACCGTCCGCGTTCGATGCGCGCGCGCGTCCGCGCGCCATCGGGCTGTGCCGTAGATGCCGCACGAGAGGCGGCGGATGCGCGGCGTCGCGCGTTCCTGAAGCGCACGGCAGGGATGCTGCTGCTGCCGGCTTTCGGCAGTTCGCTGCTCACGGCGTGCGGCGGCGGTGGCGATTTCGATACCGATGCGGACGCGACGCCGCGTCTGGCGTCCGTCGACAATTTCCGCGACGTCGGCGGCGCGCCGGACGGCTATCCCACGGCCGACGGCCGGCGCGTAAAACGCGGCGTGTTCTATCGATCGAGCGTGCTGACGCTTTCGGCCGACGACAAGGCGACGCTCGGCACGTTGGGCATCGCGGCGGTCTACGATCTGCGCACACCGGGAGAAGTCTCCCGCACGCCCGACGTCCTGCCCACGGGCGCGGCTTACGCGACCGTCAATATCGATGGCACGAACGACGTCGTGACGTCCGTGCCCGCGAGCGCGGCCGACGCCGTGGCGATGATGCAAACCCTGAACCGCAACTTCGTGACCTCGGATTTCGAACGGGCTGCATACGGTGCGCTGCTAACGGATCTCGCGAGCGGAAGCGGCGCGCAGATTTTTCACAGCACGGCGGGCAAGGACCGCACGGGGTGGGCGGCGGCATTGCTGCTGAGCATCGCCAACGTGCCGCTCGATGTGATCGTGGCCGACTATCTGCTGACCAACACCTACTCGACGGCGTCGATCCAGGCCCGCGTCGATGCGATTCGCCAGCAAAGCGGCGACGATGCCGCCGCGAATGCCATGCCGCTTTTCAGCGCGCAATCGAGCTACCTGCAAGCCGGTTTCGATCAGGTGCAGCAGAGCTACGGGACCATGCCGGCCTATCTCACGCAAGGGCTCGGTCTCGCGCAATCGACCATCGATGCGCTGCGTGCGCGTCTCGTCGTTTGA
- the flhD gene encoding flagellar transcriptional regulator FlhD, whose protein sequence is MDRSSETLDSIREINLSYIMLAQRMLREDKPVGMFRLGLSSELADLLASLSLAQIVKLASSDQLLCFFRFNDHSMLSALTQSAKHADVAPTHAAILLAGQRAEQFA, encoded by the coding sequence ATGGACCGTAGCAGCGAGACGCTGGATTCTATCCGCGAAATTAATTTGTCGTACATCATGCTCGCGCAGCGCATGCTGCGTGAGGATAAGCCAGTCGGGATGTTCCGTCTGGGCCTATCGTCGGAATTGGCCGATTTGCTTGCCAGTCTGTCGCTCGCGCAGATCGTCAAGTTGGCCTCTTCCGACCAGCTTCTCTGCTTCTTCCGTTTTAACGACCACTCGATGTTGTCGGCGCTCACGCAATCCGCGAAGCATGCGGATGTCGCTCCGACGCACGCTGCCATCCTGCTTGCCGGCCAACGGGCCGAACAGTTCGCATAA
- the flhC gene encoding flagellar transcriptional regulator FlhC, with protein sequence MSTKKSLSEDAQEVFRAIALIELGARMQVLESELTLSRDRMIRLYREVKGVSPPKGMLPFSADWYMTWLANIHASLFYNTYLFLKNEARCSHLDALTKGYRLYLEHCKHSGAEAVLDLTRAWTLVRFFDADLLQLTRCCRCSGKFVAHKHDLQHNVVCGACQPPSRAGKTKKAAAAKEAAELIEIPAIVEMTVEDDAATVVPLPIAAQMQPMPPRQAAVACAA encoded by the coding sequence GTGTCGACGAAGAAGAGTCTTTCGGAAGACGCACAAGAAGTCTTCCGCGCCATTGCCCTGATCGAGCTTGGCGCACGCATGCAAGTGCTCGAGAGCGAACTGACGCTGTCGCGCGACCGCATGATCCGGCTGTACCGCGAGGTCAAGGGCGTGTCGCCGCCGAAAGGCATGCTGCCGTTCTCGGCCGACTGGTACATGACGTGGCTCGCGAACATTCACGCGTCGCTCTTCTATAACACTTACCTGTTCCTGAAGAACGAAGCGCGCTGCTCGCATCTCGACGCGCTGACGAAGGGCTACCGCCTCTATCTCGAGCATTGCAAGCACAGCGGCGCGGAAGCCGTGCTCGACTTGACGCGCGCCTGGACACTCGTGCGCTTCTTCGACGCCGACCTGCTCCAGCTCACGCGCTGCTGCCGTTGCAGCGGCAAGTTCGTCGCGCACAAGCACGACTTGCAGCACAACGTCGTGTGCGGCGCATGCCAGCCGCCGTCGCGCGCCGGCAAGACGAAGAAAGCCGCTGCGGCCAAGGAAGCGGCCGAGCTGATCGAAATCCCGGCCATCGTCGAGATGACGGTGGAAGACGATGCGGCAACCGTTGTGCCGCTGCCGATCGCCGCTCAAATGCAGCCTATGCCGCCACGACAAGCGGCGGTGGCTTGCGCTGCCTGA
- a CDS encoding MFS transporter, with the protein MKKMRWMVIFLCFLAIAINYIDRANMAVAAPDIQKALDIGPAQMGLLLSGFFWTYALMQMPFGWFVDRVGARIALPLAVGWWSLFTALTAGASSVAAMFGCRLMLGVGEAGAYPSCAKLVSQWFRPEQRALATSLFDSGSRVGSAVSIPLIALIVSTMGWKAAFVLTGLLGVIWVLGWLVVYRNPDEDASAHAEALTSKDAGGDVTWASLFRHRTMWGMMLGFFCLNFAIYFFITWFPSYLVETRGFSLKSLGTLGMIPALMAIPSGWLGGWVSDAIYRRGWSLTAARKTCMVGGMLMSSTITLSAFTSNTWLMLAFFGIAYGSLAFAAASIWALPGDVAPTPRHVASIGGIQNFASNLAGIVITTFTGLMVQLTKGSFTVPLVVAGAFCLLGAFSYLVIVGRIEPLSAKPRRGALPEPSLYR; encoded by the coding sequence ATGAAGAAAATGCGTTGGATGGTCATCTTTCTTTGCTTTCTCGCGATCGCGATCAACTACATCGATCGCGCCAACATGGCCGTGGCCGCGCCGGACATCCAGAAGGCACTCGACATCGGCCCCGCGCAGATGGGCCTGCTGTTGAGCGGATTCTTCTGGACCTATGCGCTCATGCAGATGCCGTTCGGGTGGTTCGTCGATCGCGTCGGCGCGAGGATCGCGCTGCCGCTCGCGGTCGGCTGGTGGTCGCTGTTCACGGCGCTCACGGCGGGCGCGTCGAGCGTCGCCGCAATGTTCGGCTGCCGGCTGATGCTCGGCGTAGGCGAGGCCGGTGCGTATCCGTCATGTGCCAAGCTCGTCAGCCAGTGGTTTCGTCCGGAGCAGCGCGCGCTCGCGACGAGCCTCTTCGACAGCGGCTCGCGCGTCGGGTCCGCGGTGTCGATTCCGCTCATCGCGCTCATCGTCAGCACGATGGGCTGGAAGGCCGCGTTCGTGCTGACCGGCCTGCTTGGCGTGATCTGGGTGCTCGGCTGGCTTGTCGTCTACCGCAACCCGGACGAGGACGCGTCGGCGCACGCGGAAGCCCTCACCTCGAAGGACGCCGGCGGCGACGTCACATGGGCTTCGCTGTTCCGCCACCGCACGATGTGGGGGATGATGCTCGGCTTCTTCTGCCTGAACTTCGCGATCTACTTCTTCATCACGTGGTTCCCGAGCTACCTCGTCGAGACACGCGGCTTCTCGCTGAAGTCGCTCGGCACGCTCGGCATGATTCCGGCGCTGATGGCGATACCGTCCGGCTGGCTCGGCGGCTGGGTGTCGGACGCGATCTATCGCCGCGGCTGGAGCCTCACCGCGGCGCGCAAGACCTGCATGGTCGGCGGGATGCTGATGTCGTCGACGATCACGCTTTCCGCGTTCACGTCGAACACGTGGCTGATGCTCGCGTTCTTCGGCATCGCTTACGGCAGCCTCGCGTTCGCCGCGGCCAGCATCTGGGCGCTGCCGGGCGACGTCGCGCCGACGCCGCGTCACGTTGCGTCGATCGGCGGTATTCAGAACTTCGCGTCGAATCTCGCGGGCATTGTGATCACGACGTTCACCGGCCTGATGGTCCAGCTCACGAAGGGCTCGTTCACGGTGCCGCTCGTCGTTGCCGGCGCGTTCTGCCTGCTCGGTGCGTTCAGCTATCTCGTGATTGTCGGCCGCATCGAGCCTCTGTCGGCGAAGCCCCGGCGCGGCGCGTTGCCGGAGCCGTCGTTGTATCGGTGA
- a CDS encoding purine-cytosine permease family protein: MSHGERHSHLESSTIQPIPLSQRHGSARDLFTIWFGSNIMMLTIVTGSLATTVFKLPFWWAALATLVGSLIGAVFMALHSAQGPQLGVPQMIQTRGQFGSFGSLLVVALVVVMYVGFFASNCVFGGQALHSLSPDVPLDAGVVVIALISLLGSIYGYKLIHAYARLLSWCSGSVLVLAFVWIFFVHGLPDDTFSKHSLNLPGFLGAMSVAALWQIAYAPYVSDYSRYLPPDTGPRTAFWSSYWGCVLGSYFPMLLGCLVGLATPDGNVVNGLTELTQGISVLVIVVLTFGIASSNAMELYCGALSSITVLQTLFPSWSGKARARVVTAIVLCGASLAIALFGQDNFLVGYTNFILLLLYVLVPWTAINLVDYYLVCHGDYDVASFFRQDGGIYGRFNTTAVVSYFIGIAAQAPFMATDIYTGELANRLGGADISWIVGLSLTSLVYYVGCKLSSRQLVMRHGGASG; the protein is encoded by the coding sequence ATGAGTCACGGAGAGAGACACTCCCATCTCGAGTCAAGCACGATACAACCGATCCCGCTGTCCCAAAGGCATGGCAGCGCACGGGATCTGTTCACGATCTGGTTCGGCTCGAACATCATGATGCTGACGATCGTCACCGGCTCGCTCGCCACGACGGTATTCAAACTGCCTTTCTGGTGGGCCGCGCTCGCCACGCTGGTCGGCAGCCTGATCGGCGCGGTGTTCATGGCGCTGCATTCCGCCCAGGGGCCTCAGCTCGGCGTTCCGCAGATGATCCAGACCCGCGGACAGTTCGGCTCCTTCGGATCGTTGCTGGTCGTCGCGCTCGTCGTGGTCATGTACGTCGGCTTCTTCGCGTCGAATTGCGTGTTCGGCGGCCAGGCGCTGCACAGTCTCAGCCCGGATGTGCCGCTCGATGCAGGCGTCGTGGTGATCGCGTTGATCAGCCTGCTTGGCTCGATCTACGGCTACAAGCTGATCCACGCGTATGCGCGGCTGCTGAGTTGGTGCTCCGGCAGCGTGCTCGTACTGGCGTTCGTCTGGATTTTCTTCGTGCACGGGCTGCCGGACGATACGTTCTCAAAGCACTCGCTCAACCTGCCCGGCTTTCTCGGCGCGATGTCGGTGGCGGCGCTCTGGCAGATCGCGTATGCGCCGTACGTTTCCGATTATTCGCGCTACCTGCCGCCCGATACGGGGCCGCGTACCGCGTTCTGGTCCAGCTACTGGGGATGCGTGCTCGGATCGTACTTTCCGATGCTGCTCGGCTGCCTGGTCGGTCTTGCCACGCCCGACGGCAACGTCGTGAACGGTCTCACGGAATTGACGCAGGGGATCAGCGTGCTGGTGATCGTCGTGTTGACGTTCGGCATCGCGTCCAGCAATGCGATGGAGCTGTATTGCGGCGCGCTGTCGAGCATCACCGTTCTCCAGACGCTGTTCCCGTCGTGGTCGGGCAAGGCTCGCGCCCGCGTCGTCACCGCGATCGTGCTGTGCGGTGCCTCGCTGGCGATCGCGCTGTTCGGTCAGGACAACTTCCTGGTCGGCTACACGAATTTCATTTTGCTGCTGCTGTACGTGCTCGTGCCGTGGACTGCCATCAACCTGGTCGACTACTACCTCGTCTGCCATGGCGATTACGACGTGGCGTCGTTCTTCCGTCAGGACGGCGGAATCTACGGGCGCTTCAACACGACCGCGGTCGTCTCGTACTTCATCGGAATCGCCGCGCAAGCCCCGTTCATGGCAACCGATATCTACACGGGCGAATTGGCGAACCGGCTCGGCGGCGCGGACATATCGTGGATTGTCGGTCTGTCGCTGACATCGCTGGTCTACTACGTCGGCTGCAAGCTGTCGTCACGGCAACTCGTCATGCGTCACGGCGGCGCTTCGGGCTGA